One window from the genome of Mucilaginibacter ginsenosidivorans encodes:
- a CDS encoding thioredoxin family protein: MKTYLTIALTLILSYQSFAQSTPQPAETIMKEAYAKAAKENKKVLLIFHASWCSWCRKMEASINDPACSKLFDDNYVIAYLDVLENAGKKALENPGSDELLKNFDDKNSSLPFFIILDAKGNAITDSNIRENGKLADPNADNNMGCPALEKEVNYFAQMLRSTSKLSDDELAAIKARFRKNETVKTATGTN, translated from the coding sequence ATGAAAACATACCTTACCATCGCCCTAACCCTTATACTCAGCTATCAGTCATTTGCACAAAGCACACCGCAGCCTGCCGAAACGATAATGAAAGAGGCCTATGCCAAAGCAGCAAAAGAGAACAAAAAAGTGTTACTGATATTCCATGCATCGTGGTGCAGTTGGTGCCGCAAAATGGAAGCTTCGATAAACGACCCGGCCTGCAGCAAGCTATTTGACGACAATTATGTGATAGCCTACCTGGACGTGCTGGAAAACGCCGGCAAGAAAGCGCTGGAGAATCCCGGATCGGATGAATTACTGAAAAATTTTGATGATAAAAACTCGAGCCTGCCATTTTTCATCATCCTTGACGCTAAGGGGAACGCCATAACAGACAGCAACATACGCGAGAACGGCAAACTGGCCGACCCGAACGCAGACAATAACATGGGCTGCCCGGCGCTGGAAAAAGAAGTGAACTATTTTGCGCAGATGTTACGATCGACATCAAAATTAAGCGACGATGAACTTGCGGCCATTAAGGCGCGATTCCGTAAAAATGAAACGGTGAAAACCGCAACCGGGACCAATTAA